A window of Sorex araneus isolate mSorAra2 chromosome 3, mSorAra2.pri, whole genome shotgun sequence genomic DNA:
ACAGAGGATGAAGCAGGGAACAGGATGGAGAGTTAGGGAGAGTTCCGGGAGCATTTTCACCAGGGTGGCCAGGGCTGGTGTCACTGAGAAAGCTTGGAAGAGACTGCGGAAGGTGAGGCAGAGGCCCCTGGTGCTCAAGGAGAGAGTTGGGGGCTGGGCGAGGGGAGCAGCACATGGGGACCGCGGGATGGAACCCGGTGCACACGTACATCATTGGGGCAACAAGGTCCCAGGTTTCACCCTAACAGGATCCATGCATTAGAGCAAGGTGACATCATAGAAGTCATGAGGTTGGGCTGGAGAAATCATACAGGGGttaaaaatgtttgccttgcacacagctgacccgggtttgaatcctggccacccctgagggtcccctgagccctactcagggctgatccctgagcagccgGGTAGTGGTGGCTCCCAGTAGAAAAGTGACAAGGTCAAGTGGAACGAAGGCGAGGACGCAGCTCTACTCCATGACTTCTCTGCCGTCTAATGCAGAAACCCCTCGGGACTGGGTGGCGTCTCCCCAACATTTGCCTCTTTACCCCCGAGGCTGCTGCGGGTGCTTGTCTGTTAGAGTGTGGGGCAAGATTTAGGCGCCCAGCAGAGCACATGTCTGAGCCAGACCCCAGCGACAGCCGAGCTgatcagtgggggaggggggctcctccGAGTGTCTGTGGGCCCCCCGTGATGCAGCCGGCGGAACCTCATGGGGGAGAGGTCTCTGGGCCCACTTAGTGGGATGTGCTTTgccttgcagagccaggagcgttACCATGAGGATATCTTTGGTGCTGTGCTTCCCTGCGAGCCGAGGAAGGACGAGGCCGCAAGGCAGCCCAGCCACCCCGGAGCTCCGGTCACCAGCACAAGAAGTTGAAAGTGCGGCCACCGACCTACCCACCTTTCCGGTGCGGCCCCTCTCGAATCTCTGCCGTCTCTGCACCAGGGCGGTGGAGGGAGAGTGTAGCTGAAGTCTCAGATCCTATTTCCCCAAACACTTTACTTGACCTGCTACCAAGTAGCAGCTGGAATGATGGAGCACCGCATCTCTCTTGAGTCCATCCTGCCCTGGAGAACAGAGACTGGGACCGCCTGGATCCCTCTGAGATAAACTGCAAGGCCAGGCCTGGCAAGTAGCTAAGGAGAGTAAACATCTTCTGATTGCATCACCTCATGTGGCCTTTAGGGGGCACTGtcgccaccccctaccccctcccaccctcacccccgcctTATGTCCCTATATTTATGTTCCTGTATTTAAAAACACGAACCCAGTCAGCCCGGAAGGACCACTTGGGCCTTCCTAATGGAGATATttatacaaaaatgtattttatttgaacCACATTGCATGCCTGTGTGGGCTTCATGTTTGGTAGAGAAAGCTGTGTTGAGTTATGCAGAGTGGGGGTCGGGGGCTTGTGGGGAGCCAGCGCCTGGACAAGATCTCCACAAAGGACCGTACCTTCCAGGCCACTCTGCTTCTCTGGAAAGGCCCAGTTGCAGTGCCGAGGGCAGGGCCCAGTTGCAGGACTGCAGGCACCAGGGTCCCTGGCCCGGAGCACAGCCCCGGGAGGGTCAGGATCAGAGCTACATCTCCTGTCTGAGACAGGCAGGCAGGACTTGCAGGCCAGCGGAGCCTGCATCTGCAAACGGCCCGTCCCAGCAGCAGGTCCTGAGAGGGCTGGCAGGGAGGCGTGCCCCCACCCTGCTGTCAGCCCTGCACAGCAGGGCTCCTGCCCTGGCCAACCCACACCTAGGCCGGTTTCCCACCAGCACCCCTGCTGGGTGCCCCCAGCCAGCCCTCTCAGGACACGGGCCCAGTCCTCGCCTCTCCAGAAGCTGAGCCCCTTTTCTGGGGTCGCCAAGTCCCAAAAGTCCCACCTCAGATTCTAGCCCCGAGAGGCCCAAGTCTGGTCTGACACTCCCCAGAAGGGCGtgggggccccttggagcagTGTGGGCatcagaacccccccccccactcaaacAAGCCTTGCTCCTCCCAGCCCCACGCTGACCTTAGTCAGGATTCCCCCCAATTCCAGGTTCCAAAATGTCCCCGAGAACATTTAATCAACCGTCCCAGGCCTATGTGGCAATAAacgttttcttttatttgaggaTCCCCATCCGGGGACTCGGGGTAGAGGAAGGTCAGGGAGAGGTTTAAGGCTAAAGGGGAGTGGCTGTGAAAATAAACCCTCAGCCCCATTGTGGAGAAAACAGCTGTTGGTTTAGGACAGGAGTGGGGTCAGGGGATCAGAAGGTGCAGGTCTGTGGGGGAGGGACCCTCCCTCTCTACCACAGGACTGAACTTGGGCCTTCTGCCCACACAGACCCCTCCGCCACCCTCACTGCACCCCAGTATTCAGTAGCTGAGGCAGGGCCAGGCAAAGAGGTGACCCCGTGGGAACAGCCCCGCTCTTAGGCGGGCTTTGGCGGGCTGGACTGAGGCTGGGACAGGTGGGCTGGGGAGGCCAGGGGTCCTGGCTTAGGTGTGCACGTGGCTCAGTTGGACGTCACCCCCGACTTCCAGCTTGTTGATGTCAGGCAGGTTCTCCAGGCAGTGTTTGTACTCAAGCAGGTGCTGGCTGTTCACCAGCACCTTGAGACAGTGGGTCTCACTCAGGATCCACACCTGCAGAGAGTCAGGGTGTGAGCTCTGCCCAGGCCCCACACCCGTGCGCCAGCCAGGCtccgcccgcccccgcctgctCTGCTCCTGTCCCAGAATGGAATGCCCTCGCCTGCAGGCACCCCTGCTCATCGGTCCCAGGACTTGCCCCACAGGACCAGCCTTCCCACCTCCTgagcccagcccaccccagcccaccccctgatCGTGACCCCGCTGCCATCCTTGCTCTCCTCCGGGCCCCTGAGCCAAAGGGGCAGGAATGCTGGCTCGTGCCATCCACGCCCCGGGCACTGGCACAGGAGAGCTTGGCTCCTGCCTGCAACGTAACACCATGAGGGGTCCATAGGACAGTCAGGACCACCTGGGAAACATCAGCACCCTGCTGCCATGGCAACCACCTGCAGCACCACCTGCTGAGACTACAAAGGTCACAGTGCCCTCTCACGTTGGCTTTCCATCTCAGTGATACCCAGAGGACGGTACGAGAGACTGAGGCACGGAACAGTGAAGGTGCTTGCTCAAGGACACTCAGTACCTACAAATATGCTGCTCTCTGGCTTGGAACATAACCCTGCACTGTAAGGATCACGGTAGgaccaggaattgagcccagggcctcacgtgtgcaaggcaggtgctctgttGCTGAGCTGCCCCTGTGGCTCACAAGACCAAACTCCTTTcctgggcccccagggcccctgagcagggTTTCCAACCCCAGGGGCAGACTTATGTTAAAGTCACACATCCACAGGTGTGCGCACTTCATTGGCCAGgcgtctccttccttccttcctttccatacccagcagtgctcagggcttactcctggccctgtgctcagggatcattcctggtgggctcaggaatcactccataTACGGTGCTgcagatagaacctgggttgactgtgtggaATGCAAGCTCCTtatcccccccctctctctccctctctctggccttcttccttcttttttctccttttttttttttttttttgcttttttgctttttgagtcacacctgggggtgctctcactcctgactctgcacttctgcactcaggaatgatttctggcagtgcctgagggaccatttgggatcgaacccggttcagccacgaGTTGGTCGCACAAAAGGCAAACAAAGCCTGCCTGCAGTACTTCCGCTCTGGTTCTTTCTGTTCTGAGTGATTTGAAAGTGTGGTGAGGGCTGAGCTCACTCTGTTCCAGCTTGCTAGGCAGAGGGGCCCCACCTGCATGCCCCTAACACCTGTTTCCTGGCTGGCAAGACCCACTGAGGCCTGTTCCACAAgctccctgggcccccagggAACCTCCTAGCACAGTGTCCTGGGCCCATGGTTCTGTTTTGCTTCCTGCAAAGCACATGTCCCTGCACATGCTTCTGGTTCTTCACCTAAACTGTAAAGGAGATGGACAGGACCCCCTACAGGCTACCTGCACCGGGGAACTTtctttacccccacccccactgcaagCTAATGAGTCGCCAGAGGGAGCTGAGGCCCCAGGCTGTGCCcacaggaggcccgggttccatccccagcactgtaggtTTCCCTGCACACCCCCAGGAGCaacctatgagcacagagcctggagtaggccTAGAGCACCACCTGGGGCCGCCCAACCCCCCTCCATAAGATGCGTGAAAGAAAGAGACTGATGAGAGCCTgtggaatgaatgagtgaatgtgtAAACAAGAGCAGCTCCTGCTCCCTGGCTCGCTCACTCTTCAACCTGCAGACTTCAGCCCCCAAGTGTCCCAGGTACCTccaccaccctcccagccccgggCCTTACTTGGAAGCTCTGGCTGCAGGCAAAGGGCATGCTGCGGGGCTGAATGCACTCTTCCTGTCCCCCCTGCGTGTTCCACACCACGGAGTTCTTGGACAGCAGGGAGCTCATGTGGAAGGCAATGTCGTTCCCGGAGTGCAGGTTGATGTAGAAGCTGCGGGTGGGCGGCTCGTGTGACTTTCCTCTGCCCCAGCtttgctccccagccccccagatccCAGGGGTCCAGCTCCTCCCCGAGGGGCCGGGCTTACCTATTGGCCTTCTGCAGGACAATGCCCGAGATGATGATGCTTTTGGGTGGTAAGAGTCCCCCCGAGATGGAGGTGAAGTAAGGCAGCGGCTGTCAGGGGAGAGGGGCGTTTCAGGGGCAGCCACGGGGGGCAGGGAGCCCCTGAGTCCAAGAAGGAGCTCGGTGGCAGCAAGACGTGTCTCAGAAAACGCCAAGGGAACTGCAGCATGCATGCTCAAATGAACCGTTGGGAAAGGAACTGTACCCCGGCACGGGGCACAGGTGGGAAGGGAAGGCCACAAGGTGCGCTGCAGAAGGGGCAGCTAAGGGCTAAAGGCACCTCTTCAGGTTCTGTATTGCCCTGGGGTGTGATTAGGCCACTGCCGGTGATGCtgtgggcttattcctggctctgctctcacgatcactcctggagatgtaggcaggcaggtagatagagaaCTCCCCCATGcccctcacacgcacacacaacacaATGGCAATagattcctgggaaataataaaaataatagtagtcCAGGGGGATGTCAGCACAGACCTGGttaacacaggaactaaggcctgataaggcTTGCCGGGAGCCAACAGAGGAGGCTGAACCCCGctaagagaagctccagcaggaacaaagaccagtaaaagaatttcaaagagaaCCACAGACTCCCAACTCTATCCACAAACAAAGGACTCTGACCTAGCTAGGAAGTCCCACGTGGGGGCAAGTTGGAAAAATCCTACAAAATCCACCTTGAGCAAAGAGGGGTGCGCATacgctgcccaagcccatgtgctgtttgtgcccacgtAACTGAGCATAGAttttgcctgagcacatgtgtcgcccgtaTATcacctcttgagatatgtactggggctctctccgcctttgGAGATGCCTGATGGCCTGTGTTCTTGCTTGAGCACATtattctcccactttctctccctccttttcacttcctaaaaccctccaaataaaatctgctcttacttcactgcttatctattcctgaaattcttttctgcaagacaGGACAAAGTACCTGGAAACCTTGGGTCAGGCCTAGGACTGACCTTCTTCTCCTGCacagagcaattcctcactccagcctgagtccgtggctccccaaGGACTTTTGTGGTAGGGATCAACTCCTGTGCCGGAGAGACATCAGGAGTGGCTTGAgagccacctggtggggctggcggggctctggccTAGGCCCTGCAGGGACCCATTGCAGGCTTTATCAGTCTTAGCCTTCTAAGCTGGTCCCAAGTTGGCAGAAGCAGATCGGGAGACAGTaagcatctctctcctccccacctcataTAAGCCACTCATGAGGACCCACCGACTTCATTCTTGGCGAGCCAGCCAGGAGCTTGCAGTGAAGAATCCCACGGGGAAGGAGGTAGTCCTGACTtcactgcagtactcaggggaccacacaagATACcatagatcaaacctgggtcagctacgtgcaaggctaGGTCCcgccccattgtactatcactccaacccctcccGAATGTGTTTTGAAAATTtcagctgggggccaggaggcagGACAGCAATGGGGACACAAGGCTAGTATTGCACCTGTCCTGGTAATTAGTGGGACCACATGGACCCTGAGTATTGTCGGGTGCAGCCTGCAGGCctgtgagcacagtcaggagaggCTTTGGTGGCCCCAACATCAAATCCTCGGGCCTTTGCATTGAACCACGGGCCCAACTCAGGAGAGAGGTGCCcagatctcccaagcaccacttgggagctcCTGAGCCTCAAGGAAAGAATTTCTgtgggcgctggagcaatagcacagtggaaaggacacttgccttgcatgcggctgacctgggctcaacatcctatatggtccctggagcccgccagcaatgatccctgaatgcagagcctggattcacccttgagcaccaccggctaCAGCTCAAaacacaaccaaacaaacaacaacaggaaTAACCTCAGTGGGTCAAAGGGTTGTTTCAACTGAGTGATGGCCTTCATCTCCCCTAACCCAGCATAAGCaaagcccctgcccctgccccacaaGAAACCACTTACGTAGtctgtgttggggtgggggtatgcCAAAGGTGAAATGTCAGGTCTCTGTGAAGGAGATCAGGAGATTCAGGGGGGTGAGCACACACATGCCCTTCTAAactagccccccccccgccagcacccACAGGAGCCCCACTCGCTTTTTTGGTCCAcaactggttgtgctcaggagttactcctagctctgtgctcaggaatcagtcagaggaccagatgggttgctggggattggtcctaggttggttgtgtgcaaggcacacgttgtgtgcaaggcacacgtctgtactatctgtctggccctttTTGTcctctttctagaaaaaaaagaaaaccattgaCATCCCCCTGCACTAAAGAGGGCACACACAGGAAGTGTCCTCCAATTGGACTGAGGGTCCTCACGACCCCCCGCCCCGGGTCCTTTTGATACCCTGCCCCTACCATTAGCCATGTTTGGGAAGTGGCCTGCCGTTTCCCAAGATGGGAATGGGTGCCTGGCACACCCGCCTGGGCTCTCAGAGTCGCCAGTCCCCGGGCTGCATTGGAACCGGtgaggatcagagagagagagcgagcctgGGGTCTGGGGATGAGCcacaaggaggaggagatggaggagctCGAGGCATGACCCCAGGGTAGCGGGTGTCAGGGCAACCTTACCTCAATGTGGACAAAGGACAGTTGCACACCGCCGGCCACAGCGATGGTGTCAACCTCGTGGAAGGGCACGCGGTGTGAGTAGTGGGTGAAGAAGTTCCTGTTCACGTTCACCTGTGGGCGAGTGCCGAGTGCTGGAGTGGGGacccgggctggggcgggggcagccctgagcccctgGACCTTTGGTTCTAGGAGTGATCACGTGCCTCTGCTTTCCACAGGGCTGGCGGCACCTGGcatctaggatcactcctggggttggACCCCTTCTCCTGCTCCAGGGACACATTTAGAGGGGGCTGACAGCGGGAGGTAGGCATCTGCCCTTACttacacgccactgaccaaggttcaatccctggcaccccatatggtgcccaagccTGCCACAAATGATTGttgagttcagaaccagaagtaaaccctgggcactgccaggtgtggccccaaaaccaaaaactttaaaattaattatgtacATTTAAATATGCAGAGGCCTCTAGAGGGCCCCAGCAAGGGGCTGGTGCAGAcccactctcccaccctcctGCGACTCCAGGCCACGGCGTGATGCTCACTGCAAAAGTGtcttttgttggttggttttagtTTA
This region includes:
- the LOC129403618 gene encoding galectin-9-like; translation: MAYRDVQSPYLSPAVPFQKSIQGGLQDGQKITITGHVPSFAEDRFHVNLQKGSSGDDVAFHFNPRLRDGLVVCNTKQNGYWGSEERKMHIPFPKESTFELCILVQRTGFTVNVNRNFFTHYSHRVPFHEVDTIAVAGGVQLSFVHIERPDISPLAYPHPNTDYPLPYFTSISGGLLPPKSIIISGIVLQKANSFYINLHSGNDIAFHMSSLLSKNSVVWNTQGGQEECIQPRSMPFACSQSFQVWILSETHCLKVLVNSQHLLEYKHCLENLPDINKLEVGGDVQLSHVHT